Genomic DNA from Carnobacterium divergens DSM 20623:
TGTAGAAGCTGGTTCTGAAAACGTAACAACATTATACAACGAAGCAATCAAATCTGTAGACATGGCTGCTACAAAAGGATTGATTCATAAAAATAAAGCTAACCGTGACAAATCTCGTTTAACTGCTAAATTAGCTAAATAATTAGACTTGGAACGCTCATTCTTTATAAGATGGGCGCTTTATTTTTTGAGAACACCATTCATTTATGAGTGGTGTTTTTTTCATTTTAAAAGAATAGGCAGTCTTTATTTACGGAACAAACGTTCTGTGTTAAAATATAAGAATAGATAACCGATAATGAAAGAAGGTACGTTTATGAAAAAAATTGGATTGATTGGTGCTGGTCAAATGGGCGGAGCACTATTAAAAGGATTATTAGCAGCGAACTATATTTTACCTGAAGAAATCATTGTGAGTGGAGGAAAAAGCGGAACTGCAAAAGCGTTACAAGAAGAACTGCATTTTGTGTTGGGACAGACTAATGTAGAGGTTGCTCATTCCGATATGGTTATTTTAGCGGTGACTCCTAAAATAATGCCATCAGTTTTAACTGAAATCAAAGATGCCATTTCTAAAGAAACCTTGATTATTAGCTTAGCGGCCTCAATGGAATTAAAAGAATACCAAGATATTTTGGGTAGTGATAAGAAAATTGTACGAGCAATTCCTAATACACCAGTGTCTATCAAAGCAGGGATGACAGCTATTACATTTGGAGAAAATCTAACAGAGACGGAATGTGAATTAGTAAATGGTTTATTTCAGTCAGTTGGAGAAACGGTCGTGTTAGCAGAAACTAAAATTAATAGTGCTAGTACATTGTCCGGTTGTTCGCCAGCCTTTATTGCTATTTTTATTGAAGCTTTAGCTGATGCGGGTGTGTTGAATGGTCTTTCTAGAGAGGAAGCCTATTTGCTAGCGGAACAATCATTAATTGGAACCGCAAAAATGACGATGCTATCTGGAAAACATCCTGGAGCAATTAAAGACGATGTTTGTTCGCCAGGTGGAACAACGATTCAAGGAGTCGTGACTTTAGAAGAATATGGTTTTAGAAATGCTGTTATTAAAGCAATCAATGCTTCAACAAATCATAAACATTAAACCAAAATAGAACCATTTATTGATAAAAGGAGGTTCATTTTAATGCCAAAAGATACATTTGAATTAGTTTCAAAATACAAACCTAGTGGGGACCAGCCAGAAGCGATTCGATTGTTGACAGAAGGAATAAACGCTGGAAAAAAAGAGCAGACTTTACTAGGGGCAACAGGAACAGGAAAAACATTTACTGTATCCAATGTGATTCAAGAAGTAAACAAGCCTACGTTGGTAATTGCGCATAATAAAACATTAGCGGGTCAATTATATGGAGAATTTAAAGAATTTTTCCCAAATAATGCAGTTGAATATTTTGTCAGTTATTATGATTATTATCAACCAGAAGCGTATGTACC
This window encodes:
- the rpsT gene encoding 30S ribosomal protein S20; its protein translation is MPNIESAIKRVRTSEKSAVQNSAQKSAMRTAIKKFEQAVEAGSENVTTLYNEAIKSVDMAATKGLIHKNKANRDKSRLTAKLAK
- the proC gene encoding pyrroline-5-carboxylate reductase, with the translated sequence MKKIGLIGAGQMGGALLKGLLAANYILPEEIIVSGGKSGTAKALQEELHFVLGQTNVEVAHSDMVILAVTPKIMPSVLTEIKDAISKETLIISLAASMELKEYQDILGSDKKIVRAIPNTPVSIKAGMTAITFGENLTETECELVNGLFQSVGETVVLAETKINSASTLSGCSPAFIAIFIEALADAGVLNGLSREEAYLLAEQSLIGTAKMTMLSGKHPGAIKDDVCSPGGTTIQGVVTLEEYGFRNAVIKAINASTNHKH